In the Pleuronectes platessa unplaced genomic scaffold, fPlePla1.1 scaffold_71, whole genome shotgun sequence genome, one interval contains:
- the LOC128436307 gene encoding piggyBac transposable element-derived protein 3-like, producing TSSSSSATPVGVPSPGPTTHATSGVSDAVSTFGLFVTPTVENIVLEMTNLEGRRKYGDGWKGMDATDLRAYVGLLILAGVYRSRGEAAASLWDAESGRAIFRATMPLKVFHTYSRLLRFDDRETRRERRASDKLAAVREVWDAWAARLPLLYNPGPEVTVDKQLVPFRGRCPFRQYMPSKPAKYGIKSWVACEAVSSYAWKMQVYTGKPSGGLPERNLGLRVVLDVTEGLSGRNITCDNYFTSYELARRLLERNVTVVGTVRKNKPELPLRLLSVKGRAAFSSVFAFTPAATLVSYVPRKKNRNVVLLSTRHSEADVSDRADGKPVVVLDYNRNKGGVDNLDKVIGTYSCRRKTARWPLVVFHNILDVSSYNAFVIWREVNPDWMSGKRNKRRVFLEQLGKALVAPYIARRERVPRTEASAAVVKAVKASAAAAAAEPRDVDSDREDTRHERPAASPGLTLQQQQPRQQQPQGPASCVAQVVAAAAASVAPLAA from the exons acctcctcctcctcctccgctacGCCCGTCGGGGTCCCTTCCCCGGGCCCCACGACGCACGCGACGTCCGGCGTCAGCGACGCGGTCTCAACGTTCGGCCTGTTTGTCACGCCGACGGTAGAGAACATCGTCCTGGAGATGACTAATCTGGAGGGTCGTCGGAAATACGGCGACGGCTGGAAAGGGATGGACGCGACCGACCTGCGGGCCTACGTGGGGCTGCTGATCTTGGCGGGCGTCTACAGGTCCCGGGGCGAGGCAGCCGCCAGCCTGTGGGACGCCGAGAGCGGCCGCGCGATATTCCGCGCCACGATGCCCCTGAAGGTCTTTCACACgtactccagactgctgcgaTTCGACGACCGCGAGACGAGACGCGAGAGACGCGCCTCCGACAAATTGGCGGCCGTGCGAGAGGTCTGGGACGCTTGGGCGGCGAGGCTGCCGCTCCTCTACAACCCGGGgcccgaagtgaccgtggacaagcaactggttccgttcagag GCCGGTGTCCGTTCCGACAGTACATGCCCAGCAAGCCGGCGAAATACgggatcaagtcgtgggtggcGTGCGAGGCCGTCTCCAGCtacgcttggaagatgcaagtctaCACCGGAAAGCCAAGCGGCGGGCTCCCGGagaggaacctggggctgcGGGTCGTGCTCGATGTCACCGAGGGACTGAGCGGGCGCAACATCACGTGCGacaattacttcacctcctacgaactGGCGCGGCGgctcctggagaggaacgtcACCGTCGTCGGCACGGTTCGGAAGAACAAGCCGGAGCTCCCGCTCCGGCTGCTCTCGGTCAAGGGACGAGCGGCGTTCTCCTCCGTGTTCGCCTTCACGCCCGCCGCCACTCTGGTGTCTTACGTcccgaggaagaaaaacaggaacgtggtgctcctgagcacgcggcactcggaggcggacgtcagcgaccgcgcggacggcaaaccggtcgtcgtcctggactacaaccgcaacaaaggaggcgtggacaacctggacaaggtgatcggaacgtacagctgcaggaggaagacggcgcgctggcccctggtcgtcttccacaacatcctcgACGTCTCTTCCTACAACGCCTTTGTGATATGGCGAGAGGTCAACCCCGACTGGATGTCGGGCAAGCGGAACAAGCGGAGGGTGTTCCTCGAGCAGCTGGGAAAGGCTCTCGTGGCTCCGTACATCGCGCGGAGGGAGCGCGTCCCTCGCACCGAGGCGTCCGCCGCGGTCGTGAAGGCCGTGAAAGcgtccgccgccgccgccgccgccgagcCGAGAGACGTTGACAGCGACCGAGAAGACACCCGGCACGAGCGTCCGGCCGCCTCTCCGGGCCTGaccctgcagcaacaacagccacgacaacaacaaccccaGGGTCCGGCCTCCTGTGTAGCCCAGGTCGTCGCAGCCGCCGCAGCCTCCGTGGCTCCGCTCGCGGCGa